The Rattus rattus isolate New Zealand chromosome X, Rrattus_CSIRO_v1, whole genome shotgun sequence genome has a window encoding:
- the Snx12 gene encoding LOW QUALITY PROTEIN: sorting nexin-12 (The sequence of the model RefSeq protein was modified relative to this genomic sequence to represent the inferred CDS: deleted 1 base in 1 codon) gives MSDRAVADTRSLNLKPQDLTDAYGPPSNFLEIDIFNPQVGVGRARFTTYEVRMRTNLPIFKLKESCVRRRYSDFEWLKNELERDSKIVVPPLPGKALKRQLPFRGDEGIFEESFIEERRQGLEQFINKIAGHPLAQNERCLHMFLQEEAIDRNYVPGKVLGLHWLLSMR, from the exons ATGTCAGACAGGGCAGTGGCTGACACTCGGAGCCTTAACTTGAAGCCCCAGGACCTGACTGACGCTTAC GGGCCGCCTAGTAACTTCCTGGAGATAGACATCTTTAATCCACAAGTGGGCGTGGGCCGCGCGCGCTTCACCACCTATGAGGTTCGCATGCGG ACAAACCTCCCCATCTTCAAACTGAAAGAATCCTGTGTACGGCGACGCTATAGTGACTTTGAGTGGCTGAAAAATGAGCTGGAGCGAGATAGTAAG ATCGtagtaccaccactgcctgggaaAGCTTTGAAGCGGCAGCTCCCTTTCCGAGGAGATGAAGGGATCTTTGAGGAATCTTTCATTGAAGAAAGGAGGCAAGGCCTCGAACAGTTTATTAACAA AATTGCTGGGCACCCGTTGGCTCAGAATGAACGCTGTCTACACATGTTCCTGCAGGAGGAGGCAATTGATAGGAACTACGTCCCTGGGAAG